A stretch of DNA from Gammaproteobacteria bacterium:
CTCAAATTTTATTAATCGGAGCGATACTGTGCCGAGGAGCCAGACGGATAAGCAATATCCTGCGCGTCATGAACTTATCTGGAGAGAGAAATTTTTCTAAATACCACCGTTTTTTAAGCCAGGCTCAGTGGAGCGGTCTCGTATTAAGCCAAATCTTATTTGGGATGCTGCTGAACCTATTGCCAAAGACATGGCCTATTTTAATCGCTGTTGATGAAACATTAGAGCGCAGAAGAGGCAAAAAAATAAAAGCTAAAGGAGTTTACCGCGATGCGGTGCTTTCAAGTGAATCGAAAGTCATAACATCTTTTGGGTTAAAGTGGGAATGCATGACGTTGATTGTGCCGCTGCCTTGGTGTAAGCGTCCTTGGGCGCTACCTTTTTTAACCATTCTCGCACCATCAAAACAATGCAATGAAAAAGCGAACAAACGGCATAAGACCTCGATTGACTGGACGCAGCAGATGGTGAAATTAATTGCTCGCTGGGCAAAGCGCCCCTGGGTTTTAATAGGAGATGGCGCTTATGCCTGTATGAAATTGGCGCGTACTTGCGTTATGCATCAAGTCACACTGGTATCTCGCTTTAGGTTGGATGCTCAGCTATTTGATCTCCCCAAATTGAAAAGAAAAAAATTGGGCAGGAAACCCATTAAAGGTAAACGCATTTTCCTCAAAAAACTGCTGGAAAATAATCGCAAGACTTGGGAAACAATGGAAGTTAATTGGTATGGTGGAAAGAAAAAAGCCATCGAATATTTGACGTTTGTGTGTTTATGGTACCATGCGGGCATACCTCCATTGCCTGTACGGATTGTCTTGGTCAAGACGCCTGATGGAAAAAATGTTGCTGAAACATTTTTTAGTACAAACATAACTGATATGCCAGAACAGATTATTAATTGGTTTGTGCTGCGTTGGAATATCGAGGTGACTTTTGAAGAAACACGCGCCCATTTAGGTATCGAAACTCAACGACAGTGGTCAGACAAGGCCATTCAGAGATCAACTCCATTATTAATGGGGCTTTATTCGCTGGTGACGCTGATAGGCCTTAAAATCTATGAAAAAG
This window harbors:
- a CDS encoding transposase, which produces MTPEIISVIALFAPVFTLPTWEKAQILLIGAILCRGARRISNILRVMNLSGERNFSKYHRFLSQAQWSGLVLSQILFGMLLNLLPKTWPILIAVDETLERRRGKKIKAKGVYRDAVLSSESKVITSFGLKWECMTLIVPLPWCKRPWALPFLTILAPSKQCNEKANKRHKTSIDWTQQMVKLIARWAKRPWVLIGDGAYACMKLARTCVMHQVTLVSRFRLDAQLFDLPKLKRKKLGRKPIKGKRIFLKKLLENNRKTWETMEVNWYGGKKKAIEYLTFVCLWYHAGIPPLPVRIVLVKTPDGKNVAETFFSTNITDMPEQIINWFVLRWNIEVTFEETRAHLGIETQRQWSDKAIQRSTPLLMGLYSLVTLIGLKIYEKEPVFIQEKTSWYDKNGESTFSDIITLVRKSILTKKYFSKSENESDLLKITANQANALIYQLALAA